The following are encoded in a window of Rhodomicrobium lacus genomic DNA:
- a CDS encoding ABC transporter permease, with product MKIHASSLKPYAILVGTLAVWQAATFLELTDPNFLPSPKAVLARAWIEIEKGTLTADVAATLTRHIQGFAIGICAALAFGLLLGLSKLANQLLGPLFLGFRQIALFAWVPLLSLWFGGNEAGKIAFIAVAAFTPMVVSTWRGTREISPAHHELAAVLTLGRLDYVRLIALPSALPQVLTGLRSALIASWLATVGAELFLNVAPGLGGRLNEGRETFQMDLLLAMLLVLVCIGMIYQRMADAGEMKLLKRRTA from the coding sequence ATGAAGATCCACGCTTCCTCGCTCAAACCATATGCCATCCTCGTGGGCACGCTGGCGGTATGGCAAGCCGCCACGTTTCTCGAACTGACAGATCCGAATTTCCTGCCATCGCCCAAAGCCGTGCTCGCGCGGGCATGGATCGAAATCGAAAAAGGCACGCTTACCGCCGACGTGGCCGCGACGCTCACGCGGCACATTCAGGGGTTCGCGATCGGCATCTGCGCGGCACTCGCCTTCGGGCTTCTGCTCGGCTTGTCGAAACTCGCAAACCAGCTTCTTGGACCGCTGTTCCTGGGCTTCAGGCAAATCGCGCTCTTTGCCTGGGTTCCGCTCCTGTCGCTGTGGTTCGGCGGCAATGAAGCGGGCAAGATCGCCTTTATCGCCGTTGCCGCTTTCACGCCGATGGTCGTAAGCACCTGGCGTGGAACGCGCGAAATTTCTCCGGCGCACCATGAACTCGCCGCGGTGCTGACCCTTGGCCGCCTCGACTACGTTCGGCTGATCGCGTTGCCAAGCGCGCTGCCGCAGGTGCTGACCGGGCTCCGCAGCGCACTCATCGCCTCCTGGCTCGCGACTGTCGGCGCGGAACTGTTCCTCAACGTCGCTCCCGGTCTCGGCGGCCGCCTCAATGAAGGCCGTGAAACCTTCCAGATGGATCTGCTGCTCGCCATGCTCCTCGTGCTGGTCTGCATCGGCATGATTTATCAGCGCATGGCCGACGCCGGGGAAATGAAGCTGCTGAAACGGAGAACAGCCTGA
- a CDS encoding ABC transporter ATP-binding protein — protein MTTLSNPATFRRVALELANFSRTFDVAGSRFTAVQEVSLTVREGEFVAFVGASGCGKSTLLRAIVGLDTGFEGSIRIDGKAVDGPGLDRGIVFQEHRLLPWLTVEANVGAALRRSGLNSRERKQRIAEQLELVGLSPFSQAYPAQLSGGMAQRVAIARALVTRPRFLLLDEPLGALDALTRLRLQGELARLIRHEGTTALLVTHDVDEAVTLADRIVVMKPHPGRVAQILEVPRHAIRDRSSPAFLRTRDEVLGLLGVPVLVEEPDAARDRPAELQTA, from the coding sequence ATGACTACGCTGAGTAATCCAGCCACGTTCCGCCGTGTCGCGCTCGAGCTTGCAAACTTCAGCCGCACCTTCGATGTCGCCGGCAGCAGGTTCACCGCTGTGCAGGAGGTATCGCTGACGGTCCGCGAGGGCGAGTTTGTCGCCTTCGTCGGAGCATCGGGATGCGGAAAGTCGACCCTTCTCAGGGCGATCGTCGGTCTCGATACCGGCTTCGAGGGAAGCATCAGGATCGACGGCAAAGCTGTTGATGGCCCCGGCCTCGACCGCGGTATCGTCTTTCAGGAGCACCGCCTTCTGCCCTGGCTTACAGTCGAGGCGAATGTCGGGGCGGCTCTCCGCAGAAGCGGCCTGAACAGCAGAGAGCGCAAGCAGCGCATCGCCGAACAGCTTGAACTCGTGGGTCTGTCGCCCTTCTCTCAAGCCTATCCTGCGCAACTCTCCGGCGGCATGGCGCAGCGGGTTGCGATCGCCCGCGCACTCGTCACGCGCCCGCGCTTTCTGCTGCTGGACGAGCCGCTCGGAGCGCTGGACGCGCTGACCCGCCTCAGACTTCAGGGCGAACTGGCCCGGCTCATCCGTCACGAGGGCACGACGGCGTTGCTCGTGACCCACGACGTGGACGAAGCCGTGACCCTCGCCGACAGGATCGTCGTGATGAAGCCCCATCCGGGGCGCGTCGCGCAGATCCTCGAAGTTCCTCGCCATGCGATCCGCGACCGCTCATCCCCCGCCTTCTTGCGAACGCGGGACGAAGTATTGGGGCTTCTGGGAGTCCCGGTGCTCGTCGAGGAACCCGATGCCGCCCGCGACCGCCCGGCCGAACTCCAGACGGCCTGA
- a CDS encoding radical SAM protein, whose amino-acid sequence MTEKRSPLPKSKLWEELKLKAELGIHGVAITKQALDFVRPAELAQEQVHNLFEMDFFVHDFELPSGYDLPGGISVPFRWNPNSANIIDLDGNRTIITNKGHEVAEVRFHKRPGFYGLKTSDGQEMGTIGALYRHRALFFAYSNECSYKDRGEDCAFCNINHTKDVYGEKKGIFWKTPRQIGEVAAAAFAENAVDHLTVSGGIIPERRELEYYLDVAEAIQEHTGLQDFNGTAVVAAPLDLRQIDRFREAGYRTTAMNIELWDKGFYETICPGKARTSGGWDHWLHALKYAVGVFGHGAVRSNMVAGIEPKKRTLEGLEHLAASGVVGTFSVWCPNPGSELEGHRSPVPEWYIDLAFQTTAIWKKNGFTFQQVCDCNASNDSLQHDIWRIEDDLLPSLQESRLELA is encoded by the coding sequence ATGACAGAAAAACGGTCCCCCCTGCCGAAATCGAAGCTGTGGGAAGAACTGAAGCTCAAGGCCGAACTCGGCATTCACGGTGTCGCCATCACGAAACAGGCACTTGATTTCGTTAGGCCCGCTGAACTGGCCCAGGAGCAGGTTCACAACCTGTTCGAGATGGATTTCTTCGTCCACGATTTCGAGCTTCCTTCGGGCTACGATCTTCCCGGAGGCATCTCGGTTCCATTCCGCTGGAATCCCAATTCGGCCAACATCATCGATCTCGATGGGAACCGTACCATTATCACCAACAAGGGCCACGAAGTGGCGGAAGTGCGCTTTCACAAGCGCCCCGGTTTTTATGGCCTGAAGACTTCCGATGGTCAGGAAATGGGGACCATCGGGGCTTTGTATCGCCATCGCGCGCTGTTTTTCGCATATAGCAACGAGTGTTCCTACAAGGATCGCGGCGAAGATTGCGCCTTCTGCAATATCAACCACACCAAGGACGTTTACGGCGAGAAGAAGGGGATCTTCTGGAAGACACCTCGCCAGATCGGTGAAGTGGCCGCAGCGGCCTTCGCGGAAAACGCCGTCGATCACCTGACGGTCAGCGGCGGCATCATCCCCGAGCGGCGCGAACTCGAATATTATCTCGACGTAGCCGAGGCGATTCAGGAGCACACCGGCCTGCAGGATTTCAACGGCACCGCCGTCGTCGCCGCGCCGCTCGACCTGCGCCAGATCGACCGCTTCCGCGAAGCGGGCTATCGCACGACCGCGATGAACATCGAGCTGTGGGACAAGGGCTTCTACGAAACCATTTGCCCCGGCAAGGCGCGGACTAGCGGCGGCTGGGATCACTGGCTCCACGCTTTGAAATATGCCGTCGGCGTGTTCGGCCACGGGGCCGTGCGCTCGAACATGGTTGCGGGCATCGAACCGAAGAAAAGGACGCTGGAAGGGCTTGAGCACCTCGCCGCTTCGGGCGTCGTCGGCACGTTCTCGGTGTGGTGCCCCAATCCCGGCTCCGAGCTGGAAGGGCATCGCTCGCCCGTCCCCGAGTGGTACATCGATCTCGCGTTTCAGACGACGGCGATCTGGAAGAAGAACGGTTTCACCTTCCAGCAGGTCTGCGACTGCAACGCCTCGAACGATTCGCTTCAGCACGACATCTGGCGCATCGAGGACGATCTTCTTCCGTCGCTGCAGGAAAGCCGGCTCGAACTCGCCTGA
- a CDS encoding MFS transporter, translating into MARVMGKTEDGSRAFRVPLHWLFIVAGATSGIAFGILSVALPVYALKLGASAAETGLLRAATGLGMLIAVLPAGMAVDRFGVGRVFLLASAANAACVGFCALAPSVDALGLAMMGEAFTRAFVFAALASAFLHALPLIGLHRAGWNKAAISLGISFFGPFLGGALMWCVPFEGVFAIAAVMMCSANLPLRFIPVPEPAQGNEHRRAIGSRFAERRVSLASLLRAPGVPACLAAETLITAVFASFATFIVVLAVTERGLAATEAAWIAGVEGAAYIATSFLAGAWIQRFAFPVALGVGTAVIVPSLAGIAFAEGFALLFVFATTLGLGIGLMTLVITMRAGTLPGAKGEISSLFMTATGLGGMVGPAFAGAMAAAFGTPAVFLSFMPLFIALLAVTAIPARTPRIPSLIPSEEK; encoded by the coding sequence GTGGCACGCGTCATGGGCAAGACTGAAGACGGCTCGCGGGCATTCCGCGTGCCGCTCCACTGGCTTTTCATCGTGGCAGGCGCAACGAGCGGGATCGCTTTCGGCATCCTTTCGGTGGCGCTGCCGGTCTATGCGTTGAAACTCGGCGCCAGCGCAGCGGAGACGGGGCTTCTGCGCGCGGCGACTGGGCTCGGCATGCTGATTGCCGTGCTTCCGGCAGGCATGGCGGTAGACCGCTTCGGCGTCGGGCGTGTGTTTCTCCTGGCGAGCGCCGCGAACGCGGCCTGCGTGGGGTTTTGCGCGCTCGCACCATCGGTCGATGCTCTCGGGCTCGCCATGATGGGCGAGGCTTTCACGCGCGCTTTCGTTTTCGCGGCGCTCGCGTCCGCCTTTCTCCACGCGTTGCCGCTCATCGGTCTTCACCGGGCTGGATGGAACAAGGCCGCCATATCGCTCGGCATCAGCTTTTTCGGCCCGTTTCTCGGTGGCGCGCTCATGTGGTGCGTGCCCTTCGAAGGCGTCTTTGCGATCGCTGCGGTCATGATGTGCTCGGCCAACTTGCCGCTGCGCTTCATTCCGGTGCCGGAGCCGGCACAAGGAAATGAGCACCGCCGCGCCATCGGTAGCCGGTTCGCAGAAAGGCGCGTCTCGCTCGCGTCGTTGTTGCGCGCGCCCGGCGTTCCGGCCTGCCTTGCAGCCGAGACGCTGATAACGGCCGTTTTTGCGTCTTTCGCAACGTTCATCGTCGTCCTCGCCGTGACGGAACGCGGGCTGGCGGCGACCGAAGCGGCGTGGATCGCGGGCGTGGAGGGCGCGGCCTATATCGCAACCTCTTTCCTTGCCGGGGCGTGGATTCAGCGCTTCGCTTTCCCGGTGGCGCTTGGCGTGGGGACGGCGGTCATCGTCCCTTCGCTCGCGGGGATCGCCTTCGCGGAAGGCTTCGCCCTTCTCTTCGTTTTCGCGACAACCCTGGGCCTCGGCATCGGTCTTATGACGCTCGTCATCACGATGCGAGCCGGGACGCTGCCCGGTGCGAAAGGCGAGATAAGCTCTCTCTTCATGACCGCCACGGGCCTCGGAGGGATGGTCGGACCCGCTTTTGCCGGGGCAATGGCCGCGGCCTTTGGCACGCCTGCGGTCTTTCTCTCCTTCATGCCGCTCTTCATCGCCCTCTTGGCCGTCACGGCCATTCCAGCCCGCACACCTCGTATTCCAAGCCTTATTCCGTCGGAGGAAAAGTGA
- a CDS encoding AAA family ATPase gives MTHAPKHIAIYGKGGIGKSTTTSNISAALAESGRRVIQVGCDPKADSTTILRGGADLPTVLDTLREHSRTTLESISAIGFGGVLCIEAGGPVPGVGCAGRGISAAIDLLYELDVFETFRPDVVLYDVLGDVVCGGFAVPIRDGIASKAFVVTSSDFMAIFAANNLFKAIQKYAPTGGARLGGIIANGLQASYARPLVDDFAARTGTRVVGYVPRSLTVAQGELYGQTVIESAPASEQADIYRAVARAIVDDEETTIPHPLADPDLKSWARQWGDRAFAEEKKLVSAGGLV, from the coding sequence GTGACCCACGCGCCGAAACACATCGCGATCTATGGCAAGGGCGGCATTGGCAAGTCCACCACAACGTCGAACATCAGCGCGGCGCTCGCCGAATCCGGCCGACGCGTCATTCAGGTCGGCTGCGATCCCAAGGCCGACTCCACGACGATCCTTCGCGGCGGCGCGGACCTGCCGACCGTGCTCGACACGCTTCGCGAACACAGCCGCACCACGCTCGAGTCGATTTCCGCAATCGGCTTCGGCGGCGTGCTCTGCATCGAGGCGGGGGGCCCGGTTCCGGGCGTGGGCTGCGCGGGGCGCGGCATCAGCGCGGCGATCGATCTCCTTTATGAACTCGACGTGTTCGAGACCTTCAGACCGGATGTCGTCCTCTACGACGTCCTCGGCGACGTCGTATGTGGCGGCTTCGCCGTCCCTATCCGCGATGGCATCGCGAGCAAGGCTTTCGTGGTGACTTCGTCCGACTTCATGGCGATCTTTGCCGCGAACAACCTCTTCAAGGCCATCCAGAAATACGCGCCAACCGGAGGCGCGCGCCTCGGCGGCATCATCGCGAACGGTCTTCAGGCTTCCTACGCGCGCCCGCTCGTCGACGATTTCGCCGCGCGCACGGGCACGCGCGTGGTCGGTTACGTGCCTCGCTCGCTCACGGTGGCGCAGGGCGAGCTTTACGGTCAGACCGTGATTGAAAGCGCGCCAGCTTCCGAACAGGCCGACATTTATAGGGCCGTGGCGCGCGCCATCGTGGACGACGAAGAAACGACGATTCCGCATCCTCTCGCCGATCCCGACCTGAAAAGCTGGGCGCGCCAATGGGGCGACCGGGCCTTCGCCGAGGAGAAGAAGCTGGTGTCTGCCGGGGGCCTTGTCTGA
- a CDS encoding nitrogenase component 1 produces the protein MARRPGLVIREKRLNGIGAWLGSSSPILAEFASGDAAQRVRTFSETAPDDVTAALSFLGAIEGAAIVVHAPRGCAAAALAQKGAAAFAVTGLDQRDTIIGSGEALARTIRSLVERHRPWVVFVIGGPVVAINSDDIRSVAAELTETLGIPVLQVQTDGFRSRIAATGYDAATKVALALASAPFALGREDVVNVIALDARVGDGIATLLEPLGLRANLLPGGANAASFELAGKALLSVPFDGDAGTAFAQGLAESAGVPLLLLPPPIGLSATRAWSEAVAAATGRSARLQADHTEAERVLEGARVHVALSPAFAFAAAGLVEELGGAISALTIDYLDKAHLPAAKAFADRWPEATLHVAAGQPFEIANFLSKTNPDLFIGPPPLAAVASQAGIAAFGVAPHRLIGAGGAEWLANKARNALANRAFAARLAGSRSSYASGWYRRSADWHIKQEVR, from the coding sequence ATGGCACGTCGCCCCGGCCTTGTTATTCGCGAAAAGCGGCTGAACGGGATCGGCGCATGGCTTGGCTCATCGTCGCCGATCCTTGCCGAATTCGCCTCGGGCGACGCCGCACAACGCGTGCGCACCTTCTCGGAGACCGCGCCGGACGATGTGACGGCGGCACTCAGCTTCCTTGGCGCCATCGAGGGCGCGGCAATCGTGGTCCATGCGCCCCGTGGATGTGCGGCGGCGGCGCTCGCACAAAAGGGCGCTGCAGCTTTCGCCGTGACGGGCCTCGACCAGCGGGACACCATAATCGGCTCGGGCGAAGCCCTCGCGCGCACCATCCGCTCGCTTGTCGAACGTCACCGGCCATGGGTCGTGTTCGTCATCGGCGGGCCGGTCGTCGCCATCAACAGCGACGACATCCGAAGCGTCGCCGCTGAATTGACCGAGACCCTCGGCATCCCTGTCCTGCAGGTGCAGACGGACGGTTTCCGCTCGCGCATCGCCGCCACCGGTTACGACGCCGCAACGAAGGTGGCTCTGGCGCTGGCGTCGGCGCCTTTCGCTCTTGGACGCGAGGACGTGGTGAATGTCATCGCGCTCGATGCGCGCGTCGGCGACGGCATCGCCACGCTGCTTGAGCCGCTCGGGCTTCGGGCGAATCTCCTGCCGGGCGGAGCGAACGCCGCAAGCTTCGAACTCGCGGGGAAGGCGCTTCTTTCCGTGCCTTTCGATGGCGACGCGGGCACGGCTTTTGCCCAAGGTTTGGCTGAATCGGCGGGCGTGCCGTTGCTGTTACTGCCGCCGCCCATCGGGCTTTCGGCAACGAGAGCATGGAGCGAGGCTGTGGCCGCAGCCACCGGACGAAGCGCGCGGCTGCAAGCCGATCACACTGAAGCCGAGCGGGTGCTCGAAGGAGCGCGCGTCCATGTCGCCCTGTCGCCCGCATTTGCCTTTGCCGCCGCCGGGCTGGTGGAGGAACTTGGCGGCGCGATCTCGGCCCTGACGATCGACTATCTGGACAAGGCGCATCTCCCCGCAGCAAAAGCCTTCGCGGATCGATGGCCCGAAGCGACGCTCCATGTGGCAGCCGGGCAACCCTTTGAAATCGCTAATTTTCTGTCGAAAACAAACCCGGACCTCTTCATCGGGCCGCCTCCGCTTGCGGCGGTTGCGAGCCAGGCCGGTATCGCCGCGTTTGGCGTGGCTCCTCACCGGCTCATCGGCGCGGGGGGGGCCGAATGGCTCGCGAACAAGGCGCGGAACGCGCTCGCCAACCGCGCGTTTGCCGCGCGCCTCGCGGGTAGCCGTTCCTCATACGCAAGCGGCTGGTATCGCCGCAGTGCCGACTGGCACATCAAGCAGGAAGTTCGCTGA
- a CDS encoding nitrogenase component 1 has translation MAHPIECPGEGCALHGAIYAALAVRGAIPIVHGPAGCGYQAALAAPLAGWLDPGGIAVPSTNLYEKQVVFGGTARLREEIKNAVKVADGALYAVLSTCPTEMIGDDIPAMAKEARAQGFPVIDVPSAGFRGAVRAGYVEFLKAVIGSGLVVDKGARDQTLVNVFGLVPGADAAWVGEIEEWSRLLAGIGLRANEVFGPSGGVADLRRVGDAALTLVLSSAGRGPAEDIQQRFGVPWFEASALPVGALATADLLRRIGDLAGRPRDDVETFAASERERENWFLERLSHAYHALDLQRSFALVTTGSRSAGLSAFLTGTLGWLPRLVVVAEPLAPDEKARLVPEIEKAAPGAEVIFVESAGEIADAIAAAKPEIILARTIEAGVASRLGVPLVQISTPVSDRIVLDTPLSGSRGALALIEAIGGAILRQ, from the coding sequence ATGGCTCATCCAATCGAATGTCCCGGCGAAGGCTGCGCGCTTCACGGGGCCATTTACGCCGCCCTGGCCGTGCGGGGCGCAATTCCCATTGTTCACGGCCCGGCCGGATGCGGTTATCAGGCAGCGCTTGCCGCGCCACTGGCGGGGTGGCTCGATCCTGGCGGCATCGCCGTTCCATCGACGAACCTTTACGAGAAGCAGGTTGTCTTCGGGGGCACGGCGCGGCTTCGCGAAGAGATCAAGAACGCGGTGAAGGTGGCCGACGGCGCGCTTTACGCGGTGCTGAGCACCTGTCCGACCGAGATGATCGGCGACGACATTCCCGCCATGGCGAAGGAAGCGCGGGCGCAGGGCTTTCCGGTGATCGATGTGCCATCGGCCGGCTTTCGCGGCGCCGTGCGGGCGGGATACGTGGAATTTCTAAAGGCTGTTATCGGCTCCGGCCTCGTCGTCGACAAAGGCGCGCGCGATCAGACGCTTGTAAACGTGTTCGGGCTGGTGCCGGGCGCGGACGCGGCATGGGTGGGCGAGATCGAGGAATGGTCGCGGCTTCTCGCCGGGATAGGCCTTCGCGCGAATGAGGTTTTCGGTCCCTCCGGCGGGGTGGCGGATCTTCGGCGCGTCGGCGACGCGGCGCTGACGCTCGTTCTTTCGTCGGCGGGCCGCGGACCGGCGGAGGATATTCAGCAAAGGTTCGGCGTGCCGTGGTTCGAAGCGAGCGCGCTTCCCGTCGGCGCGCTCGCGACGGCCGATCTGTTGCGAAGGATCGGCGACCTTGCGGGGCGTCCGCGCGATGATGTCGAGACGTTCGCCGCCTCCGAACGCGAACGCGAGAACTGGTTCCTCGAAAGGTTGTCGCACGCCTATCACGCGCTCGATCTGCAACGCAGCTTCGCTCTTGTGACAACCGGTTCGCGGTCGGCGGGGCTTTCCGCCTTCCTTACAGGAACGCTCGGATGGCTGCCCCGGCTCGTCGTCGTGGCCGAACCGCTCGCGCCAGACGAAAAAGCGCGGCTCGTTCCCGAAATCGAAAAGGCAGCCCCCGGCGCCGAGGTCATTTTCGTAGAGAGTGCGGGCGAGATAGCGGATGCCATCGCGGCGGCGAAACCGGAGATTATTCTGGCGCGCACCATCGAGGCGGGCGTCGCGTCGCGGCTTGGCGTGCCGCTCGTACAGATTTCCACTCCGGTCTCAGACAGGATAGTACTCGATACGCCGCTATCGGGCTCGCGAGGCGCCCTTGCGCTGATCGAGGCAATCGGCGGCGCAATCCTGCGCCAATAG
- a CDS encoding TonB-dependent receptor, giving the protein MCSGALALGIGVSSTALLAQEQASSTGQSGTASTATPATAGGTTAPAAGGQTAAVGATATIQDVIVTTRLREEELQEVPVPVTAVTGETLDREHERTVKDFADKVPSLTVVAPNPRNTSVAIRGIGKTYASDALEASVGVIVDGVVATIPGQTWGDYGDIQQIEVARGPQGTLLGKNTTLGALNITSKAPTFEPEREVEVTVGSRDLFITKAAASGPVIDNTLAYRASVYFDRQDGFIDNTLNDTSYNGQNRWGAKLQFLYTPTENITNRTILDHAESKEQTLVLQRLSDPKYYSDNGALRTGTYTQRLATFSITPTFDAFNSVQLNQQEPVYSSGNGISTQTDWKLDNGYTLTSITAYRDYHFSAQNDQDYTNLSVAYAGYLVDSWQGSQELRLTSPKNVDVLGQKFDYTVGLYALRSEVTSTLRTDFGSDAAKYLYYGTPLAGSSALLDGVKVRAAEHPDTTSLAAYGQTTWHATSALDLTLGVRNTYEEKDNWGRKWYTGGATLNPTYEAYRNQVVGLYSTTPGVYNTNPVQGKAIYADSWSWLVNPSYKFTDDILGYVSASYGEKSGAVQFNTTTGLPQNVLPEEVNDYEIGLKTTFFDKKLTLNPNLYYTEVANYQALLATLNASQTVYVSYLGNIPGVRLRGVEIEGSYDTPIDGLRLTFGGAYNDAIYTDFKNAPCAGDLSYARTQSCDLTDKRLAAAPRWSGNVGATYSRSVWDGYTGYVWASETLRSGAYLDTSLSKLAWQDGFGLTNLGIGITPDDKAWDLSLWGKNIFDKQYYTSITSATSTGAPVIGSVGDPRVIGVTLRAKL; this is encoded by the coding sequence TTGTGCAGCGGTGCGCTCGCTCTCGGCATCGGCGTTTCGTCAACGGCGCTTCTGGCACAGGAACAGGCATCTTCCACCGGCCAGAGCGGTACGGCAAGCACCGCGACGCCAGCCACCGCAGGGGGAACAACTGCGCCAGCGGCAGGAGGCCAGACGGCAGCGGTGGGCGCCACCGCGACGATTCAGGACGTCATCGTGACGACCCGCCTTCGCGAGGAAGAGTTGCAGGAGGTGCCGGTTCCCGTCACCGCTGTCACCGGCGAAACGCTCGACCGCGAACATGAAAGAACCGTGAAAGACTTCGCCGATAAGGTCCCGTCGCTCACCGTCGTCGCGCCGAACCCTCGTAACACCAGCGTCGCCATTCGCGGCATCGGCAAGACCTACGCAAGCGACGCGCTCGAAGCAAGCGTGGGCGTCATCGTCGACGGCGTCGTGGCGACGATCCCTGGCCAGACATGGGGCGATTACGGCGACATCCAGCAGATCGAAGTCGCGCGCGGACCGCAGGGCACGCTGCTTGGCAAGAACACCACGCTCGGCGCGCTGAACATCACCTCCAAGGCACCGACTTTCGAACCGGAAAGGGAAGTCGAGGTGACTGTCGGCTCGCGCGACCTTTTCATCACGAAGGCGGCGGCGAGCGGCCCGGTCATCGACAATACGCTGGCCTATCGCGCATCGGTCTATTTCGACCGGCAGGACGGCTTCATAGACAACACGCTGAACGATACCAGCTACAACGGCCAGAACCGCTGGGGCGCGAAGCTGCAGTTCCTCTATACGCCGACCGAGAACATCACCAACCGAACGATTCTCGATCACGCCGAGTCGAAAGAACAGACGCTGGTCCTGCAGCGCCTTAGCGATCCAAAATACTACAGCGACAACGGAGCACTGCGAACAGGAACCTACACGCAGCGCCTGGCGACCTTCAGCATTACTCCAACCTTCGACGCGTTCAACTCGGTCCAACTCAATCAGCAGGAGCCGGTTTATAGCTCCGGCAACGGGATTTCGACGCAGACGGACTGGAAGCTCGACAACGGCTACACGCTCACGTCGATCACGGCTTACCGCGATTACCATTTCAGTGCGCAGAACGACCAGGATTACACGAACCTTTCGGTTGCCTATGCGGGCTATCTCGTCGATTCGTGGCAGGGTTCGCAGGAACTGCGCCTGACGTCGCCGAAGAACGTCGACGTGCTCGGGCAGAAGTTCGATTACACGGTGGGGCTTTATGCGCTTCGCAGCGAAGTCACCTCAACGCTGCGCACTGATTTCGGCTCCGATGCCGCCAAATACCTCTACTACGGTACTCCCTTGGCCGGCTCTTCGGCGCTTCTCGACGGCGTAAAAGTCCGCGCGGCCGAGCATCCGGATACGACGAGTCTTGCGGCATACGGCCAGACCACATGGCATGCGACGAGTGCTCTCGACCTGACACTTGGCGTTCGTAATACCTACGAGGAAAAGGATAACTGGGGCCGGAAGTGGTACACCGGCGGCGCCACGCTGAACCCAACCTATGAGGCATACCGCAATCAGGTCGTCGGCCTCTACAGCACCACTCCGGGTGTCTATAACACCAATCCGGTTCAGGGAAAGGCGATCTACGCAGACTCCTGGTCATGGCTCGTAAACCCCAGCTACAAGTTCACCGATGATATTCTCGGGTATGTCTCCGCGAGCTACGGCGAAAAATCCGGCGCTGTGCAATTCAATACCACCACGGGCCTCCCACAGAACGTGTTGCCGGAGGAGGTGAACGATTACGAAATCGGCCTCAAGACGACCTTCTTCGACAAGAAGCTCACCCTCAACCCCAACCTTTATTATACGGAGGTCGCCAACTATCAGGCACTGCTCGCTACGCTGAATGCATCACAGACTGTCTATGTTTCATATCTCGGCAATATCCCCGGCGTGAGGCTTCGCGGCGTCGAAATCGAGGGCAGCTACGACACGCCGATCGACGGGTTGAGGCTCACTTTCGGCGGTGCTTACAACGATGCGATCTACACCGACTTCAAGAACGCGCCTTGCGCCGGTGACCTGTCCTACGCGCGAACCCAGAGTTGCGATCTGACAGACAAGCGATTGGCTGCCGCACCGCGATGGAGCGGCAATGTCGGCGCCACCTACTCGCGCTCGGTGTGGGATGGCTATACAGGCTATGTCTGGGCGAGCGAAACTCTGCGCTCCGGGGCCTATCTCGACACCAGTCTCTCGAAGCTGGCCTGGCAGGACGGCTTTGGACTTACCAATCTGGGCATCGGGATAACCCCCGACGACAAGGCTTGGGATCTCTCCCTGTGGGGCAAGAACATCTTCGATAAGCAATACTACACCTCCATAACGAGTGCGACCTCGACCGGCGCACCGGTCATCGGCTCGGTCGGCGATCCGCGCGTGATCGGCGTCACGCTCCGCGCGAAGCTGTAA